The following proteins are co-located in the Sulfurovum sp. TSL6 genome:
- the rsmH gene encoding 16S rRNA (cytosine(1402)-N(4))-methyltransferase RsmH, which produces METPHIPVLLNEVLESFKGVGEGYFVDCTLGYAGHSSEILAKYKNLKHIGIDRDDEALAFSKKRLKPYEERSTLYKGTFATVFPTLKESPIVAVLADFGVSSLQLDKQDRGFSFTSETLDMRMDASSALSAYEVVNEYPKEKLEYIFDVYGEVRSFKRLASAVVEARAQAPINSAKELSEIAKTVIPAGGKIHPATLMFQAIRIEVNNELGEIEGLLDALEQKHVKGEVVSLISFHSLEDRLVKNRFKKWAQNCICDPQAMRCTCGKNHALGKAFSSKPVTASKEELKVNPRSRSAKLRSFRFKKDSVDGK; this is translated from the coding sequence ATGGAAACACCTCACATACCTGTACTTTTAAATGAAGTGTTGGAAAGTTTTAAAGGTGTGGGTGAAGGTTATTTTGTTGATTGTACGCTTGGTTATGCGGGGCATAGTTCTGAAATACTGGCCAAATATAAAAATTTGAAACATATAGGAATTGACAGGGATGATGAGGCTTTGGCTTTTTCTAAAAAACGTCTAAAACCTTATGAGGAACGCAGTACACTTTACAAGGGTACATTTGCAACTGTGTTCCCTACATTGAAAGAAAGCCCGATCGTAGCAGTGTTGGCAGATTTTGGTGTCTCCTCTTTGCAACTGGATAAACAGGACAGGGGCTTTTCTTTTACTTCTGAAACATTGGATATGCGGATGGATGCATCTTCAGCACTCTCAGCGTATGAAGTAGTGAATGAATACCCTAAAGAAAAACTGGAATATATCTTTGATGTGTATGGTGAAGTACGTTCCTTTAAAAGATTGGCATCTGCTGTGGTTGAAGCAAGAGCACAAGCGCCTATCAACTCTGCTAAAGAGTTAAGCGAGATCGCAAAAACCGTTATCCCTGCAGGAGGAAAGATACACCCTGCAACTCTGATGTTTCAGGCTATCCGTATAGAAGTAAATAATGAACTGGGTGAAATAGAAGGATTACTGGATGCTTTGGAACAAAAGCATGTGAAGGGGGAAGTGGTTTCTCTCATCTCTTTTCATTCTCTAGAAGACCGTCTGGTCAAGAACCGTTTTAAAAAATGGGCACAAAATTGTATTTGTGATCCCCAGGCAATGCGCTGTACCTGTGGTAAAAATCATGCTTTAGGTAAAGCATTTTCTTCCAAGCCTGTGACAGCAAGCAAAGAGGAACTGAAGGTAAATCCACGAAGCAGATCTGCAAAACTGAGAAGTTTCAGGTTTAAAAAAGACAGTGTTGATGGCAAGTAA
- a CDS encoding peptidylprolyl isomerase produces the protein MQKHNKYLVWTIWVATIAFIGAGFVGWGSYNFGSKAGNVAKVGDIEIKQTKLNMVYSNIYNQYNQAMQGQLDDKKAQEMGLIKQAFARLATQAKILNFAKDLGIIVSDAEVAQKLQEIRAFQKDGVFVKEIYDGYLKSQRLRANAFEETLREELILEKTFSLLAVGTLPLEEEAISAAMNVSDKLAYKVLTNADLNFVIDETKVKAYWEMQKENFLTPQMYDLSVVWTQSQNTAVTEDEIRAHYEANSFNYTDGTGKQLPFEEAKVLVTKDLKIKKTKKTAQKAYIAFKKGTLDNSEKITLPMGDTKLTEEVWSALKEKSVGDILKPKVVADAYVTVKIENIVLPRVKTYEEAKEEVTVLYEKQAKKEALLTLAESTLKNFDQNDAIISDFVKLEENVNLNPLNTQESLQFLQKLFTSSKEKGIISVFDKVIVYNILEQKLLPMDANQTDFVKQTASKLKQSTFESNLIKMLDKQYPTEVYMGGLTN, from the coding sequence ATGCAAAAACACAATAAATACCTGGTATGGACAATCTGGGTAGCAACAATCGCATTTATTGGTGCAGGTTTTGTAGGTTGGGGAAGTTACAATTTTGGTTCCAAAGCCGGGAATGTTGCAAAAGTAGGTGACATTGAGATCAAACAAACAAAACTCAACATGGTTTACAGCAATATATACAACCAATACAATCAAGCAATGCAAGGTCAACTTGATGATAAAAAAGCCCAAGAGATGGGACTGATCAAACAGGCATTCGCCAGACTGGCAACACAGGCCAAGATCCTGAACTTTGCAAAAGACCTGGGTATCATTGTTTCAGATGCTGAAGTAGCACAGAAATTACAAGAGATCAGAGCCTTCCAAAAAGATGGTGTTTTCGTTAAAGAGATCTATGACGGTTACCTTAAAAGTCAAAGACTTAGAGCCAATGCCTTCGAAGAGACGCTCAGAGAAGAACTTATCCTGGAAAAAACATTTTCATTACTTGCCGTGGGTACTTTGCCACTTGAGGAAGAAGCTATTTCTGCAGCGATGAATGTAAGTGACAAGTTGGCATACAAAGTATTGACAAACGCTGACCTTAACTTCGTTATTGATGAAACAAAAGTCAAAGCCTACTGGGAGATGCAAAAAGAGAACTTTTTGACACCGCAAATGTATGACCTCTCTGTCGTATGGACACAAAGTCAAAATACAGCTGTCACTGAGGATGAAATAAGAGCACACTATGAGGCAAACAGCTTCAACTATACAGATGGAACAGGGAAACAACTCCCTTTCGAAGAAGCCAAAGTATTGGTAACCAAAGATCTTAAAATAAAGAAAACAAAAAAAACAGCACAAAAAGCCTATATCGCATTTAAAAAAGGGACCCTGGACAACAGTGAGAAGATCACCCTTCCAATGGGTGATACCAAGCTTACAGAAGAAGTATGGAGTGCCTTGAAAGAAAAATCCGTGGGAGATATACTTAAGCCAAAAGTCGTTGCAGATGCCTATGTAACGGTAAAAATAGAGAACATTGTATTACCAAGGGTAAAAACCTATGAAGAGGCCAAAGAAGAAGTGACAGTACTTTATGAAAAGCAGGCTAAAAAAGAGGCGCTTTTAACCTTGGCAGAGTCAACACTTAAAAACTTTGATCAGAACGATGCGATCATCTCAGATTTTGTCAAATTAGAAGAAAATGTCAACCTAAATCCATTAAATACCCAAGAAAGTTTACAATTTTTACAAAAACTCTTTACATCATCAAAAGAAAAAGGTATCATAAGCGTATTCGACAAGGTTATAGTTTATAATATCTTAGAACAAAAACTGCTTCCGATGGATGCAAATCAGACAGATTTTGTTAAACAGACTGCAAGTAAACTTAAGCAAAGTACATTTGAATCGAACCTGATTAAGATGTTAGATAAACAATATCCTACAGAAGTCTATATGGGAGGGCTGACAAATTGA
- a CDS encoding tetratricopeptide repeat protein has product MNQTQKRLSIINHAISITDVETIQLQVLKLALLKTDLKIQEIVTAIQAENYAKAQGLINQYIETPTDNILQRTSQKAQAAMAAEEQAIIDEFDLFVTSNANEKPQEIDINDFLLDELPVQTKVETKKVDHSDFDALLNIDVDHVLTDNIELDVAHTSKDTFFESPKETSQPSTHTHPIARDTFFDAEESKEAPITKETPTGEIFTTETETFIEKEMPSKDELLKELKPVIQTEEETRSYHYKAIPYIDQKLNTMKKQYPPRESTYEKFDSVENLLRKISQDGYTEEEIEETLTYINKLSEENKETEAAQLLLVCAATESKFAQFMLGRELFKGVLLTKDIPEAFTQMHNLALEDYPEALCDLAQFYEHAIGTGKDKKKAEQLYKEAMEFGIKRAEKHYHRLKKENRSFFKK; this is encoded by the coding sequence ATGAATCAGACGCAGAAAAGATTAAGTATCATTAACCATGCTATTTCCATCACGGATGTGGAGACCATCCAGCTTCAGGTTTTAAAGTTGGCACTGCTTAAAACAGATCTGAAAATTCAAGAGATCGTTACAGCAATTCAGGCTGAGAACTATGCAAAGGCACAAGGGCTTATTAACCAATATATTGAAACACCTACAGACAACATCCTTCAAAGAACATCACAAAAAGCACAAGCTGCAATGGCCGCAGAAGAGCAAGCCATTATAGATGAGTTCGATCTTTTTGTCACATCAAACGCCAATGAAAAACCTCAAGAGATCGATATTAATGATTTTCTTCTTGATGAACTTCCAGTTCAAACAAAAGTCGAAACAAAAAAAGTCGATCATAGTGATTTTGATGCACTTCTCAATATTGACGTTGATCATGTACTGACTGACAACATTGAATTGGATGTTGCACATACTTCAAAAGATACTTTCTTTGAATCTCCAAAAGAAACAAGCCAACCAAGTACCCATACCCACCCTATAGCTAGAGATACTTTTTTTGATGCTGAAGAGAGCAAAGAAGCGCCAATAACAAAAGAGACTCCAACTGGAGAAATATTTACAACAGAGACTGAGACCTTCATAGAAAAAGAGATGCCTTCTAAAGATGAACTCCTCAAAGAGCTAAAGCCTGTTATTCAGACAGAAGAAGAAACACGTTCATACCACTACAAAGCCATTCCTTACATTGACCAAAAACTTAACACTATGAAAAAACAATATCCACCTAGAGAAAGCACCTATGAAAAGTTTGATTCCGTAGAAAACCTCTTAAGAAAGATCTCTCAGGATGGGTATACCGAAGAAGAGATAGAAGAAACGCTCACTTATATCAACAAGTTAAGTGAAGAGAACAAAGAGACTGAAGCAGCACAACTACTGCTTGTCTGCGCTGCAACAGAATCAAAATTTGCACAGTTTATGTTGGGCAGAGAACTTTTCAAGGGTGTTTTACTCACTAAAGACATACCTGAAGCATTTACACAGATGCATAATTTAGCCCTTGAAGACTATCCTGAAGCACTCTGTGATCTAGCACAATTTTATGAACATGCCATAGGTACAGGCAAAGACAAAAAAAAGGCTGAACAATTGTACAAAGAGGCCATGGAATTTGGCATCAAAAGAGCTGAAAAACACTATCACCGTTTAAAAAAAGAAAACCGTAGTTTCTTTAAAAAGTAA
- a CDS encoding class II aldolase and adducin N-terminal domain-containing protein: MVDKHLIEDIKHVSLSLFNKNFFGVYHGSISARVSSSGFIINSKDTILDEFTEESLVKLDCQKRDYRWSMANADVHIHEHIYETIPNAKYVCYTMPPYATAYSLKHGKVSPQDYFGQKVLGEIIVYDPKNIDDWMERAPYEIPQFFQKHDTHLLLIKGFGLISYDRDITEMAKKISILENSCRLLALSANL, translated from the coding sequence ATGGTAGATAAGCATCTCATCGAAGACATTAAACATGTTTCACTCTCTCTGTTTAACAAAAACTTCTTTGGTGTCTATCATGGCTCCATCTCAGCAAGAGTAAGCAGCAGTGGATTTATCATCAACTCTAAAGATACGATCTTAGATGAATTTACTGAAGAATCACTGGTAAAACTTGATTGTCAAAAGAGAGACTATCGCTGGAGTATGGCAAATGCAGATGTGCACATACATGAACATATCTATGAAACCATCCCCAATGCCAAATATGTCTGTTATACTATGCCTCCTTATGCAACAGCATACTCACTCAAACATGGTAAAGTCTCTCCGCAAGACTACTTTGGACAAAAAGTCCTGGGTGAGATCATCGTATATGATCCCAAAAACATAGATGATTGGATGGAACGTGCACCCTATGAGATCCCACAGTTTTTCCAAAAGCATGACACACATCTTCTTCTTATCAAAGGTTTTGGTCTTATCTCTTATGACAGGGACATCACAGAAATGGCAAAAAAGATCTCTATTTTAGAAAACTCTTGCAGATTATTGGCTTTATCAGCCAATCTGTAA